In the genome of Polaribacter sp. MED152, one region contains:
- a CDS encoding tryptophan 2,3-dioxygenase family protein — MNREEILKAIEEKYDKLGVPVDAMLEGLLHSTPITYWDYIQTDALLGLQTPRTNQPDEMVFIMYHQINELLFKMILWEIEQVAKTNEVSADKFSMHLDRISRYFDMLCSSFVVMTEGMEREQYLKFRNTLTPASGFQSAQYRKVEFASTELINLIDARYRDTIDQNSSFKNAYNHLYWQAAGKNYTTGQKSTLLNLFEKKYKGDFIDFMEDYNDINLSLKFKQLPKEVQQNKDLIKAMRHYDYTVNVKWVMAHYNAAAKYIGGDDSELKATGGSNWRKYMHPKYQRRIFYPYLWSEEELKNWGTF; from the coding sequence ATGAATAGAGAAGAAATTTTAAAAGCCATAGAAGAAAAGTACGATAAATTAGGTGTGCCTGTAGATGCTATGCTAGAGGGTTTATTGCACAGTACACCAATTACATATTGGGATTATATTCAAACAGACGCTTTGTTAGGCTTGCAAACACCAAGAACCAATCAGCCAGATGAAATGGTTTTTATCATGTACCATCAAATAAATGAGCTTTTATTTAAAATGATTTTGTGGGAAATTGAACAAGTTGCTAAAACTAACGAGGTTTCTGCAGACAAGTTTTCGATGCATTTAGATAGAATTAGTAGGTATTTTGATATGCTTTGTAGCTCTTTTGTGGTAATGACAGAAGGTATGGAAAGAGAGCAATATTTAAAATTTAGAAATACTTTAACACCTGCAAGTGGTTTTCAATCTGCACAATATAGAAAAGTAGAGTTTGCATCAACAGAATTGATTAATTTAATCGATGCTAGATATAGAGATACCATAGATCAAAATTCATCATTTAAAAATGCCTACAATCATTTGTATTGGCAAGCTGCAGGAAAAAATTATACAACTGGTCAAAAATCAACCTTATTAAATCTTTTTGAGAAAAAGTATAAAGGAGATTTTATTGATTTTATGGAAGATTACAATGACATTAACTTGTCTTTAAAGTTCAAGCAGTTGCCAAAAGAGGTTCAGCAAAATAAAGATTTGATAAAAGCAATGCGTCATTATGACTATACTGTTAATGTAAAATGGGTAATGGCTCATTACAATGCAGCTGCAAAATATATTGGAGGAGATGACTCTGAACTTAAAGCAACTGGTGGTAGTAATTGGCGTAAATACATGCATCCAAAATACCAGCGAAGAATCTTTTATCCTTATTTATGGTCTGAAGAAGAACTTAAAAATTGGGGAACGTTTTAA
- a CDS encoding DUF3108 domain-containing protein: protein MKKKTLLLIAIFTTTLFLAQEKTPAFQSGEWLRYKMSYSGFLRAGSAILEVDESEINGKKVYHTKGKGWTSGMIKWFFQVEDLYESYFDQAETKPYLFKRKINEGGYKKHRITSFNYHSNQAYIQDFIAQKDTTVAFSNVQDVLSSFYFLRNQDVSNLTKGEEIKLDMFLDSQVYPFKLKFLGEEVIKTKFGKVNTLIFRPLVQSGRVFKEQESVTIWITDDANKIPIKMKASLTVGSLRAELEEYKGLANPFKKL, encoded by the coding sequence ATGAAGAAAAAGACCCTTTTATTAATAGCCATATTTACAACTACGCTTTTTTTAGCGCAAGAAAAAACACCTGCATTCCAGTCTGGTGAATGGTTGCGTTATAAGATGAGTTATAGTGGGTTTTTAAGAGCAGGTTCTGCAATTTTAGAAGTAGATGAATCTGAAATTAATGGTAAAAAAGTGTACCATACTAAAGGTAAAGGCTGGACTTCTGGAATGATAAAATGGTTCTTTCAAGTAGAAGATTTGTATGAATCTTACTTTGATCAGGCAGAAACTAAACCTTATCTATTTAAAAGAAAAATTAACGAAGGTGGCTATAAAAAACATAGAATAACCTCTTTTAATTACCATTCTAATCAAGCCTATATTCAAGATTTTATAGCTCAAAAAGATACCACTGTTGCTTTTAGTAATGTACAAGATGTGTTATCATCGTTTTATTTTTTAAGAAATCAAGACGTTAGTAACCTTACAAAAGGTGAAGAAATTAAGTTAGATATGTTTTTAGATTCGCAAGTGTATCCCTTCAAACTTAAATTTTTAGGAGAAGAAGTCATAAAAACAAAATTCGGAAAAGTAAATACGCTTATTTTTAGACCCTTAGTGCAGTCAGGTAGAGTGTTTAAAGAGCAAGAAAGTGTTACTATTTGGATTACTGATGATGCCAATAAAATACCAATTAAAATGAAAGCTTCTTTAACTGTAGGGTCTTTAAGAGCAGAATTAGAAGAATACAAAGGATTGGCAAATCCGTTTAAAAAGTTGTAA
- a CDS encoding peptidoglycan DD-metalloendopeptidase family protein, with product MKNIVILFVFILAFTSCKEEDKAPESQKIVEPEPEIRFGYKIDDYKVIQDTIKSGESFGIILDRHHVFYPKINQIAATVKETFDVRKVRAGKPYTILASKDSTEKAQVFIYKHDKINATIVDFKDSVITAKVYKKPIRLVEKVASGVVNSNFTISMDSLGLRPNLTYKVADIYAWTLDFLRLQKGDSFKIVYEEKFIDDSTFAGYGNVKSAVFRHKGKDLYAFRFLADSTLNIHEYYDDEANMLRSQFLKAPIKFQYRISSRYNLRRRIAYYGNKIRPHRGTDFAAKIGTPIIATASGTVVESTRRGGNGKYVKIKHNSTYSTQYLHMSNQAVKKGQYVKQGDVIGYVGMTGNTGGPHVCYRFWKYGKQVDPLREKLPAAEPMKNNVKPSFFEYIKPLKYQLDYERVEVPEPQEVKEIIAQN from the coding sequence TTGAAAAATATAGTAATTCTCTTCGTTTTTATTCTTGCATTTACATCTTGTAAAGAAGAAGATAAAGCACCTGAAAGCCAGAAAATTGTTGAACCAGAGCCAGAAATAAGATTTGGTTACAAAATAGACGATTATAAGGTTATTCAAGATACTATAAAAAGTGGTGAAAGTTTTGGAATCATCTTAGACAGGCATCATGTTTTTTATCCTAAAATAAATCAAATTGCGGCAACTGTAAAAGAAACTTTCGATGTTAGAAAAGTAAGAGCAGGTAAGCCTTACACCATCTTAGCAAGTAAAGATTCTACAGAGAAAGCACAAGTTTTTATTTATAAGCACGATAAAATAAATGCCACAATTGTAGATTTTAAAGACTCTGTAATTACAGCCAAAGTATATAAAAAGCCAATTCGTTTGGTAGAAAAAGTGGCAAGTGGCGTTGTAAATAGCAATTTTACAATCTCTATGGACAGTTTAGGTTTAAGACCAAACCTTACCTATAAAGTTGCAGATATTTATGCTTGGACTTTAGATTTCTTAAGACTTCAAAAAGGGGATTCTTTTAAAATTGTTTATGAAGAAAAATTTATAGACGATTCTACATTTGCAGGTTATGGAAATGTAAAATCTGCAGTATTTAGACACAAAGGAAAAGATTTATATGCATTTCGTTTTTTAGCAGATTCTACTTTAAACATTCATGAATATTATGATGATGAAGCAAATATGCTTAGAAGTCAATTTTTGAAAGCTCCAATAAAATTTCAATATAGAATATCATCTAGATATAACTTAAGAAGAAGAATCGCTTATTATGGCAATAAAATAAGACCTCATAGAGGTACAGATTTTGCTGCTAAAATAGGTACTCCAATTATTGCTACAGCAAGCGGAACTGTTGTAGAATCTACAAGAAGAGGTGGTAATGGTAAATATGTAAAAATTAAACACAACAGTACCTATTCTACCCAATATTTACATATGAGTAATCAAGCTGTAAAAAAGGGGCAATATGTAAAACAAGGTGATGTTATTGGTTATGTTGGCATGACAGGTAATACTGGAGGTCCACATGTTTGCTATCGTTTCTGGAAGTATGGAAAACAAGTAGATCCTCTAAGAGAAAAATTACCTGCAGCAGAACCAATGAAAAACAATGTTAAACCATCATTTTTCGAGTATATCAAACCTTTAAAGTATCAATTAGATTACGAAAGAGTAGAGGTTCCTGAACCACAAGAAGTTAAAGAAATTATTGCACAAAACTAA
- the pgi gene encoding glucose-6-phosphate isomerase, producing MALPNNNPTKTNAWQQLTNHFNEIKDIKIQDLYKDENRKEDFTLALKDLTVDFSKNRITSETIKLLVDLAEEVGLKQAIESQFNGEVINVTEGRAVLHTALRSNSEDAVLVDGKNIKPQIQTALRKIRSFSNKVISGKWKGYTGKSITDIVNIGIGGSDLGPDMIVESLQYYKNHLNTHFVSNVDGDHVSEIIKRLNPETTLFVIVSKTFTTQETITNAETIKNWFLKSATIFDIPKHFVAVSTNLEAVDNFGIDKKNVFPMWNWVGGRFSLWSAVGLSISLSVGFDNYRALLDGAEEMDIHFRNQDFESNIPVVLALLSIWYNNFYMAETEAVLPYSQYLKKLPDYLQQAIMESNGKGVDRNGEKIDYQTGTIVWGSTGTNMQHAFMQLVHQGTKLIPADFIGYKESLYGLTDHHKKLMANYYGQMDALAFGKTKEEVHLELQFSGNTEQINTLLPFKVFEGNRPSNSILFDKLTPKSLGKLVALYEHKIFTQGILWNIYSYDQFGVELGKELAKKLLDKQ from the coding sequence ATGGCTTTACCAAACAACAACCCAACCAAAACAAATGCTTGGCAGCAATTAACAAATCATTTTAATGAAATTAAAGACATTAAAATTCAAGATTTGTATAAAGATGAAAACAGAAAAGAAGACTTTACGCTCGCGTTAAAAGATTTAACTGTAGATTTTTCTAAAAACAGAATAACATCAGAAACCATAAAGTTATTGGTAGATTTGGCTGAAGAAGTTGGTTTAAAACAAGCCATAGAAAGTCAGTTTAATGGCGAGGTTATTAATGTAACAGAAGGCAGAGCTGTTTTGCATACTGCTTTAAGAAGTAACTCAGAAGATGCTGTTCTAGTTGATGGTAAAAACATTAAGCCACAAATACAAACCGCTTTACGTAAAATTAGAAGTTTTAGTAATAAAGTGATTTCTGGAAAATGGAAAGGTTATACAGGTAAATCTATTACAGATATTGTAAACATAGGAATTGGTGGTTCTGACCTTGGGCCAGATATGATTGTAGAATCTTTACAATATTATAAGAATCATTTAAATACACATTTTGTTTCTAATGTAGATGGTGATCATGTTTCTGAAATTATAAAACGTTTAAACCCAGAAACTACTTTATTTGTAATTGTATCAAAAACATTTACAACGCAAGAAACCATTACTAATGCAGAAACCATTAAAAATTGGTTCTTAAAATCTGCTACAATTTTTGATATTCCAAAACACTTTGTTGCAGTTTCTACAAATTTGGAAGCCGTAGATAATTTTGGAATCGATAAAAAAAATGTTTTTCCTATGTGGAATTGGGTTGGTGGTCGTTTTTCTTTATGGTCTGCAGTAGGTTTATCAATTAGTTTATCTGTTGGTTTTGATAATTACAGAGCATTATTAGATGGTGCAGAAGAAATGGATATCCATTTTAGAAATCAAGATTTTGAAAGTAATATTCCTGTAGTTTTAGCCCTTTTAAGTATTTGGTATAACAACTTTTATATGGCAGAAACAGAAGCTGTTTTACCTTACTCACAATATTTAAAGAAGCTTCCAGATTATTTACAACAAGCTATTATGGAAAGTAATGGTAAAGGTGTAGATAGAAATGGAGAAAAGATAGACTATCAAACAGGAACAATTGTATGGGGTAGTACAGGTACTAATATGCAACATGCATTTATGCAATTGGTACATCAAGGTACAAAGTTAATTCCTGCAGATTTTATTGGTTACAAAGAATCTTTGTATGGCTTAACAGATCATCATAAAAAATTAATGGCCAATTACTATGGTCAGATGGATGCTTTAGCATTTGGTAAAACTAAAGAAGAAGTTCATTTAGAACTACAATTTTCTGGTAATACCGAACAAATTAATACTTTACTACCATTTAAAGTTTTTGAAGGTAACAGACCAAGTAACTCAATTTTGTTTGATAAACTTACACCTAAATCATTAGGTAAATTAGTAGCTTTATATGAACATAAGATATTTACACAAGGAATTTTATGGAATATCTATAGCTATGATCAATTTGGAGTTGAGCTAGGAAAAGAATTGGCAAAAAAATTACTGGATAAGCAGTAA
- a CDS encoding TonB-dependent receptor: MKNFKNLLFVALFFISATVLGQTKITGVIVDDTNQPMPSASILEKGTTNGTQTDFDGNFTLTTKSNSGVLVISYIGYKSKEVSFSSSKTNLGTIKLFMDENSLEEVVIVGKGVIDLAGGRKTPVAVSTIKAAEIQKKVGTQDVTMTLVNTPSIYVAGQAGGFGDSRISVRGFDQTNTAFLLNGQPINGMEDGRMYWSNWSGVNDIASAIQIQRGLGASKLAISSVGGTMNFVTKTTDKQEGGYFYAGTANDSYLKTTVSYNTGMNDNGWGTSVMLSHWQGEGYNNGTKGQGQTYFISFGYKPNDNHNFNFLITGAPQWHDQNFTKSISTYLENGFKYNNNFGFYQGQYLTERRNFYHKPVLNLNWDYTISDDTSLSTVLYASFGRGGGTGNRGNRERTADGLIDYDAIYANNAATGGDGNFGNDAYITRASMNLHSWYGVVSNLETKISENVTWNVGTDLRTYYGTHFRQVENFHGLTSWTEDRSLRDDTDNRVGPSVSVTATESMNANPWEATFNTMSEDQRIDYDNSERISYGGLFTQLEYADETVSAFFQGSVSNQSHQRFDRYDYQEEFEDSEKINNFGYNIKAGLGFKLSDNSNYYFNTGYYSRQPYHDNIFNQFTNAVNPSSQNEKIFGLEMGYNYRSEKFSANVNLYSTSWRDRVDGFSDVDPTTGVVTITQTTGQNQYHMGVEVDFIANITDNFRLKGFTSIGDWKYKGELTTLVFDEDRNQIGAASTVDVDGINVGDAAQFTAGLGFDYSILDNLSIDADYRFYDNLFANVSPTQGQLQLPSYNITDAGVSYTFNLKNDKSLDFRANVNNVFDARYISELSSANQATSNSTLYKGIDVSNRGYFGLGRTWNASVRYNF, encoded by the coding sequence ATGAAAAATTTTAAAAACTTATTATTTGTAGCGTTATTCTTTATTTCGGCTACAGTTTTAGGACAAACCAAAATTACTGGTGTGATTGTGGATGACACAAATCAACCAATGCCAAGTGCTAGTATTCTTGAGAAAGGTACTACTAATGGTACTCAAACAGATTTTGATGGTAACTTTACGTTAACTACTAAAAGCAACTCAGGTGTTTTAGTAATTTCTTACATTGGTTACAAGTCTAAAGAAGTTAGTTTCAGCAGTTCAAAAACGAACTTAGGAACAATTAAATTATTTATGGATGAAAACTCTTTAGAAGAAGTAGTTATCGTTGGTAAAGGTGTAATTGATTTAGCAGGTGGTAGAAAAACTCCTGTTGCTGTTTCTACAATTAAAGCAGCTGAAATTCAGAAAAAAGTAGGTACACAAGATGTTACTATGACATTAGTAAACACACCTTCTATCTACGTTGCTGGTCAAGCAGGTGGTTTTGGAGATTCTAGAATTTCTGTTCGTGGTTTTGATCAAACAAACACTGCATTCTTATTAAATGGTCAGCCAATTAACGGAATGGAAGATGGTAGAATGTATTGGTCTAACTGGTCTGGAGTTAATGACATTGCTAGTGCAATTCAAATTCAGAGAGGTTTAGGTGCATCTAAATTAGCTATTTCTTCAGTTGGTGGTACAATGAACTTTGTAACAAAAACTACAGACAAACAAGAAGGTGGTTATTTCTATGCAGGTACTGCAAACGATAGTTACTTAAAAACTACTGTATCTTACAATACAGGAATGAATGATAATGGATGGGGAACAAGCGTTATGTTATCTCATTGGCAAGGTGAAGGTTACAACAATGGAACAAAAGGTCAAGGTCAAACTTACTTCATTTCTTTTGGTTACAAGCCTAATGACAACCATAACTTTAACTTCTTAATTACAGGAGCTCCACAATGGCATGATCAAAACTTTACAAAAAGTATTTCTACATACTTAGAGAATGGTTTTAAATACAACAACAACTTTGGTTTTTACCAAGGACAATACTTAACAGAAAGAAGAAACTTCTACCACAAACCAGTTTTAAACTTAAACTGGGATTATACAATCTCTGATGACACTAGTTTATCTACAGTATTATATGCTTCTTTTGGTAGAGGTGGAGGAACTGGAAACAGAGGTAACAGAGAAAGAACTGCAGATGGTTTAATTGACTATGATGCAATCTATGCTAACAATGCTGCTACAGGTGGTGATGGTAACTTCGGAAACGACGCTTATATTACAAGAGCTTCTATGAACTTACATAGCTGGTATGGTGTTGTATCTAACTTAGAAACTAAAATTTCTGAAAATGTAACTTGGAATGTTGGTACAGACTTAAGAACATACTATGGTACTCACTTTAGACAAGTTGAAAACTTTCACGGTTTAACTTCTTGGACAGAAGACAGAAGTTTAAGAGATGATACAGACAATAGAGTTGGGCCAAGTGTATCTGTTACTGCAACAGAAAGCATGAACGCTAACCCATGGGAAGCAACTTTCAATACAATGTCTGAAGATCAAAGAATTGATTACGATAACAGCGAAAGAATTTCTTACGGAGGTTTATTTACTCAATTAGAGTATGCTGATGAAACTGTATCTGCATTTTTCCAAGGATCTGTATCTAATCAATCTCACCAGAGATTTGACAGATATGATTATCAAGAAGAATTTGAGGATTCAGAAAAAATCAACAACTTTGGTTATAACATTAAAGCAGGTTTAGGTTTTAAATTAAGCGATAACAGTAACTACTATTTCAATACAGGTTACTATTCACGTCAGCCTTACCATGATAATATCTTTAACCAATTTACAAATGCAGTTAACCCATCATCTCAAAACGAAAAAATCTTCGGTTTAGAAATGGGATATAACTACAGAAGCGAAAAGTTTAGTGCAAACGTAAACTTATACAGTACTTCTTGGAGAGATAGAGTAGATGGTTTTTCAGATGTAGATCCAACTACAGGTGTAGTTACAATTACTCAAACTACAGGTCAAAACCAATACCATATGGGTGTTGAGGTAGATTTCATTGCTAACATTACAGATAACTTCAGATTAAAAGGATTTACTTCTATTGGAGACTGGAAATATAAAGGTGAATTAACTACTTTAGTTTTTGACGAAGACAGAAACCAAATTGGTGCTGCTTCTACTGTTGATGTAGATGGTATTAATGTTGGAGATGCTGCTCAGTTTACTGCAGGTTTAGGATTTGATTATTCAATCTTAGATAACTTAAGTATTGATGCAGATTACAGATTTTACGATAACTTATTTGCTAACGTAAGTCCAACTCAAGGTCAATTACAGTTACCTTCTTATAACATTACAGATGCAGGTGTATCTTACACTTTCAACTTAAAGAATGATAAGTCATTAGACTTTAGAGCTAACGTAAACAACGTATTCGATGCTAGATATATTTCTGAATTATCTTCAGCAAATCAAGCAACTTCTAACTCAACACTTTATAAAGGAATCGATGTTTCTAACAGAGGTTACTTTGGTTTAGGTAGAACTTGGAATGCAAGTGTTAGATATAACTTCTAA
- a CDS encoding 1-acyl-sn-glycerol-3-phosphate acyltransferase: MRIISYLLSPIFAVTFILLLVIFHPLQWIAFNVFGRKAHEAVVAALNFFLVKSLLILGVPMFLKNEHELPKNTSLIFVANHQSTFDIPPIGWYFREFKPKFVAKYELGKGIPSVSYNLRHGGAALINRKDPKQAISALVDFSKRINKNKWGAIIFPEGTRSKTGEPKKFASNGLKVITKYNKDGYVVPLTINNSWKVFKYGKFPLGIGSPITITTHKPIKIDSMPFDELLAQTESVIKEHIN; this comes from the coding sequence ATGAGGATAATTAGTTATTTACTATCACCAATATTTGCAGTTACATTTATATTGCTATTGGTAATATTTCATCCATTACAATGGATTGCCTTTAACGTTTTTGGCAGAAAAGCACACGAAGCTGTTGTTGCAGCACTTAACTTTTTTCTGGTCAAATCTTTGTTGATTTTAGGAGTACCTATGTTCTTAAAAAACGAACACGAACTCCCTAAAAACACTTCGTTAATATTTGTAGCAAATCATCAAAGTACTTTCGATATTCCTCCTATAGGTTGGTATTTTAGAGAGTTTAAACCAAAATTTGTAGCCAAATATGAATTAGGAAAAGGTATACCAAGTGTTTCTTACAACTTAAGACATGGAGGTGCAGCTTTAATCAATAGAAAAGATCCTAAGCAAGCAATTTCTGCATTAGTAGACTTTTCAAAACGAATTAATAAAAATAAATGGGGAGCTATTATTTTTCCTGAAGGAACAAGAAGTAAAACTGGCGAACCTAAAAAATTTGCTTCAAACGGTTTAAAGGTAATTACGAAATACAATAAAGACGGTTATGTTGTACCTTTAACCATAAACAATTCTTGGAAAGTGTTTAAATACGGTAAATTCCCTTTGGGTATTGGAAGCCCAATTACCATTACTACACACAAACCTATTAAAATAGATTCTATGCCTTTTGATGAACTATTGGCACAAACAGAATCAGTAATTAAAGAACATATAAATTAA
- a CDS encoding acyl-ACP desaturase translates to MSIKNIRIEVMQTLEKKMQSFMDTYLIPAEKIWQPTDFLPNSQDDSFISEVEEIREISKELHDDFWVVLVGDTITEEALPTYESWLLDLDGVTQDPDNSWAKWVRTWTAEENRHGDVLNKYLYLSGRVNMREVEISTQHLIADGFDIGTSTDPYKNFVYTTFQELATYISHNNVAKIARKKGHKALAKMSKIIAGDEMRHHQAYSHFVKEIFKIDPSEMMLAFQHMMKHKIVMPAMHLRESFGEKGSLFDDFSTVAQRIGVYTGFDYVDILKKLNAAWEIDKITNLTPEAEKARDFLMNLPNRMYRITERIKVPDTEFKFKWMLQPS, encoded by the coding sequence ATGTCGATAAAAAACATAAGGATTGAAGTTATGCAAACTTTAGAAAAAAAGATGCAGAGCTTCATGGATACTTATTTAATACCTGCTGAAAAAATTTGGCAGCCAACAGATTTTTTACCTAATTCTCAAGATGATTCATTTATTAGTGAAGTAGAAGAAATTAGAGAAATATCTAAAGAATTACATGATGACTTTTGGGTTGTTTTAGTTGGTGATACCATCACTGAAGAAGCATTACCAACTTACGAATCTTGGTTGTTAGATTTAGATGGGGTAACTCAAGATCCAGATAATAGCTGGGCAAAATGGGTAAGAACATGGACAGCCGAAGAAAACAGACATGGAGATGTTTTAAACAAATATCTTTATTTATCTGGTAGAGTTAATATGCGTGAAGTAGAAATTTCTACCCAGCATTTAATTGCAGATGGTTTTGATATTGGTACTTCCACAGATCCCTACAAGAATTTTGTGTATACAACTTTTCAAGAATTAGCAACTTACATTTCTCATAATAACGTAGCTAAAATCGCACGTAAGAAAGGACATAAAGCATTAGCAAAAATGTCTAAAATTATTGCTGGAGATGAGATGCGTCATCATCAAGCATATTCACACTTCGTCAAAGAGATATTTAAGATAGATCCTTCAGAAATGATGTTGGCTTTTCAACATATGATGAAACATAAAATTGTAATGCCAGCCATGCATTTAAGAGAATCTTTTGGAGAAAAAGGAAGTCTTTTCGACGACTTTTCTACAGTAGCTCAAAGAATAGGGGTGTATACAGGTTTTGATTATGTAGATATCTTAAAGAAATTAAACGCAGCTTGGGAAATAGATAAGATTACAAACCTTACACCTGAAGCAGAAAAGGCAAGAGATTTCTTAATGAATTTGCCTAACAGAATGTACAGAATTACAGAACGTATAAAAGTACCAGATACCGAATTTAAGTTTAAATGGATGTTACAACCAAGTTAG
- a CDS encoding amidohydrolase, with the protein MKNELHVVGIQADLIWENPAENLKFFEDKIKNLSASTDLVILPEMFTTGFTMQPKNVAESMNGLSITWMKKIANEYDIAITGSLVIEDGNQFYNRLVFIQPSGKIDVYDKRHSFTLAGEHKVYSSGTDRIIIDFKGWKICPLICYDLRFPVWARNTENYDILIYMANWPVTRIKAWRTLLKARAIENMSYTIGVNRTGLDANNYQYSGSSLIVDYLGETLSNLDENEVGIISAVLKKDHQNKVRNKLGFLKDKDSFTINK; encoded by the coding sequence ATGAAAAACGAATTACATGTAGTTGGTATACAAGCAGATTTAATTTGGGAAAATCCAGCTGAAAATTTAAAATTTTTTGAGGATAAAATTAAAAACTTATCTGCTAGCACAGATTTAGTAATTTTACCTGAAATGTTTACTACAGGGTTTACAATGCAACCAAAAAATGTTGCTGAATCTATGAACGGTTTAAGCATTACTTGGATGAAGAAAATAGCAAATGAATATGATATTGCTATTACAGGAAGTTTGGTTATTGAAGATGGTAATCAGTTTTATAATAGGTTAGTTTTTATACAACCCTCAGGTAAAATTGATGTTTATGACAAAAGGCATTCATTTACTTTGGCAGGTGAACATAAGGTGTATTCATCAGGAACTGATAGGATAATTATAGATTTTAAAGGATGGAAAATATGCCCACTAATTTGTTATGATCTAAGGTTTCCTGTTTGGGCAAGAAATACTGAAAATTATGACATCCTAATTTATATGGCTAATTGGCCTGTTACAAGAATTAAAGCTTGGAGAACGCTTTTAAAAGCACGTGCAATAGAAAACATGAGTTATACAATTGGCGTAAATAGAACTGGGCTAGATGCTAATAACTATCAATATTCTGGAAGTTCTTTAATTGTAGATTATTTAGGTGAAACACTTTCTAATTTAGATGAGAATGAAGTTGGAATTATTTCTGCTGTTTTAAAAAAAGATCATCAAAATAAGGTTAGAAATAAACTTGGTTTTTTAAAGGATAAAGACTCATTTACTATCAATAAATAA